In a single window of the Anguilla rostrata isolate EN2019 chromosome 6, ASM1855537v3, whole genome shotgun sequence genome:
- the znf326 gene encoding DBIRD complex subunit ZNF326, whose protein sequence is MHTSLVFLELTRAAELKIRLERYSSRKIVVGTQVCRTAFAAEMIRGNPRGRFTGPVPRPFESSYGDEYESYTETDMMAPSSGNGEVCHGYVRTRLAPPDPHPMEYYGLKRSSSERSGPYESYDSGSSKGSRDLHRSGFGSSYDGGYDSSPSSNQFYREESSWDSSYPRSAIRSGFLDNDGRDGYSSYSSSDSPHTKLAPFGSRGRGMPAYPQNSFGGRSNDVGGPPAFRGRGRGFIAGGNGIRQPMTTAPRPQAFRPMERGKPAMIHYGIPRPEFYGGYQHPPQPAARGMKRKMMAPPMPAMMVKKQKPFPVVYETVTNSPSEGLNTKTEKDDDTDDSESKQRKVRREKQKRKRVKEIEKYGDMHRLAFTCAFCKVRTCDDKEIEDHFASTFHQQTLAHIQKQTKFDDKTMAFLHESMVNKFRKNVLRKRNNAGAEPTLDEIQRELSKVVVEEVCLSKVEMILCLACHTHIPAALISLQNHLQSSDHLKNKSEFTETQKRESVLAATSIMTNPIVKARFEKYQKGENPFDDEKLAPEDCPHEEAEDDLNHVAE, encoded by the exons ATGCATACATCTTTGGTCTTTTTGGAACTCACCAGAGCTGCGGAACTTAAAATAAGACTGGAACGGTATTCTAGCCGGAAAATTGTGGTTGGTACACAGGTCTGTAGAACTGCTTTTGCTGCAG AAATGATTCGTGGAAATCCAAGGGGGAGGTTTACTGGGCCGGTTCCCAGGCCCTTTGAATCGTCTTATGGTGATGAATATGAAAG ctacacagaaacagacatgaTGGCACCATCATCTGGAAATGGAG AAGTCTGCCATGGCTATGTTCGCACAAGACTTGCACCCCCTGACCCACACCCTATGGAGTACTACGGTTTGAAAAGGAGCAGCTCTGAAAG GTCCGGACCATACGAGTCTTACGACTCCGGGTCTTCTAAAGGTAGCCGAGATCTGCACAGATCCGGCTTTGGGAGTAGTTATGATGGTGGATATGACAGCTCCCCCTCAAGTAATCAGTTCTATAGGGAGGAGTCCAGCTGGGACTCGTCCTACCCCAGGTCCGCTATCAGGTCTGGCTTTTTGGATAATGATGGAAGAGATGGTTACTCTTCCTACTCCAGCAGCGACTCCCCCCACACGAAGCTCGCGCCCTTCGGCTCGCGGGGCCGAGGAATGCCTGCTTACCCCCAAAACAGTTTTGGCGGGAGAAGCAATGATGTGGGAGGACCGCCTGCATTCAGAGGCCGAGGCAGAGGA TTTATAGCTGGTGGCAATGGAATCAGGCAGCCTATGACTACAGCCCCACGCCCACAAGCTTTTAGACCAATGGAGAGGGGCAAG CCAGCAATGATACATTATGGGATACCCAGACCAGAGTTCTACGGTGGTTACCAGCATCCACCCCAACCGGCAGCCCGTGGTatgaagaggaagatgatggCACCCCCTATGCCTGCCATGATGGTGAAGAAGCAGAAGCCTTTCCCGGTCGTCTACGAAACTG TAACAAACAGTCCGTCAGAG GGCCTTAATACCAAGACTGAGAAAGATGATGACACCGATG ACTCAGAGTCGAAACAGAGGAAAGTCAGGAGGGAGAAGCAGAAGCGTAAACGAGTGAAGGAAATAGAGAAATATGGGGACATGCACAG GCTGGCCTTCACATGTGCATTCTGTAAAGTTCGCACATGTGACGACAAGGAGATCGAGGATCACTTTGCCAGCACATTTCACCAGCAGACACTGGCACACATTCAGAAGCAGACCAAATTTGATGACAAAACGATGGCTTTCTTACAT GAATCCATGGTAAATAAGTTCCGGAAGAATGTATTACGAAAGCGTAACAACGCTGGCGCAGAACCCACACTGGATGAAATTCAGCGAGAACTTTCGAAAG tggtggtggaggaggtgtgTCTGAGCAAGGTGGAGATGATCCTCTGTTTGGCCTGTCACACCCACATCCCCGCGGCTCTCATCTCCCTGCAGAACCACCTCCAGTCCAGTGATCACCTGAAGAACAAATCG GAGTTCACAGAAACGCAGAAAAGGGAGAGTGTGCTTGCCGCCACCAGCATCATGACCAACCCCATTGTGAAGGCTCGCTTTGAGAAATACCAAAAG GGTGAGAATCCTTTCGATGATGAGAAACTGGCACCTGAGGACTGTCCGCATGAAGAAGCAGAGGACGACCTGAACCACGTGGCAGAATGA
- the gtf2b gene encoding transcription initiation factor IIB, giving the protein MASTSRGDLLPKVQCPNHPDALLVEDYRAGDMICPECGLVVGDRVIDVGSEWRTFSNEKATKDPSRVGDAQNPLLNGGDLTTMISKGTGAASFDEFGNSKYQNRRTMSSSDRAMLNAFKEITTMADRINLPRNIVDRTNNLFKQVYEQKSLKGRSNDAIASACLYIACRQEGVPRTFKEICAVSRISKKEIGRCFKLILKALETSVDLITTGDFMSRFCSNLGLPKQVQMAATYIARKAVELDLVPGRSPISVAAAAIYMASQASAEKKTQKEIGDIAGVADVTIRQSYRLIYPRAADLFPPDFKFDTPVDKLPLL; this is encoded by the exons TGGAGATCTTCTTCCCAAGGTGCAATGCCCCAACCACCCAGATGCCCTTCTGGTGGAGGACTACCGAGCCGGGGACATGATCTGCCCCGAATGTGGACTCGTTGTGG GTGACCGGGTCATTGACGTTGGTTCCGAGTGGAGGACTTTCAGCAATGAGAAAGCCACTAAAGACCCATCTCGTGTGGGCGACGCCCAAAATCCCCTCCTCAACGGGGGAGACTTGACGACCATGATCAGCAAG GGAACAGGTGCCGCCAGCTTTGATGAGTTTGGAAACTCCAAGTACCAGAACCGCAGGACCATGAGCAGTTCAGATCGAGCTATGCTAAACGCTTTTAAAGAGATCACCACCATGGCAGACAGAATCAACCTACCCAGAAACATTGTA GACCGAACAAATAACTTATTCAAGCAAGTCTATGAGCAGAAGAGCCTGAAGGGCAGGAGTAATGATGCTATCGCTTCAGCTTGTCTGTATATTGCCTGCAGACAAGAGGGTGTCCCACGTACATTCAAAG AAATCTGTGCGGTGTCCCGAATTTCCAAGAAGGAGATCGGCCGGTGTTTCAAGCTGATCTTGAAGGCCCTAGAAACGAGCGTGGATCTGATAACAACCGGGGACTTCATGTCTCGTTTCTGCTCCAACCTGGGCCTGCCCAAGCAGGTGCAAATGGCCGCCACGTACATCGCCAGGAAGGCGGTGGAGCTGGACCTGGTTCCTGGCCGCAGCCCCATCTCTGTGGCCGCGGCTGCCATCTACATGGCCTCCCAGGCATCCGCTGAGAAGAAAACCCAGAAAG aaattGGAGACATTGCTGGAGTTGCAGACGTGACGATCCGGCAGTCTTACAGACTCATTTACCCCCGCGCTGCTGATCTCTTCCCCCCGGACTTCAAATTCGACACTCCAGTCGACAAACTGCCTCTGCTGTGA